One Oryzias latipes chromosome 21, ASM223467v1 genomic window, AAAgggtgaagcatgtttttaagcAAATCAAAATGTTGGAACAGACTAAACATTTCAAGTCAAAAACTTACTGCATAAAGCCTTCTGGTCCTAAAGTTCCGGAAATTAAGTTCCAGAATGAAAATTTTTTATCTAAAAGCAAGACACTATAAGACACACACAATGCCTTCAACCCCCAACTCAAATATGATGAAACAGAAAATGGGATATGAACAGAACTTCAAATCAAAATTTGCCTTAGTTCAATCCTTTcagtttggagaatcattccaTTTTTAGGGGTACTCCCTTAGTAAAAAGTACTCTATTTAAGTGTACTTGAAGTATACTTAGTCAATACTAAACTGAGGCAGtgtacttgaagtttacttttatatACTATCTATGTACTGTAAAGACGGAGGTTCAGGAGTTTCCTCATGTTTAGCTGGATAGagccgctaatgttaggttgggggtgtgaggggctgtaagctagcaagagagcgtgtaaacagagagctctcagttatgtgTGATGGGAAGcgtgtggggggggttgctccttcaacactcagaggcgaatttctaaagaacacccgcggctctgcagaaaccatgtcctagaaaaggaaactgtttttgtttgttttttgggctAACAGCTGCATAATCATACCTGCAAATGATTTTTACAACATAGTCCCTCTCTGTCTCTGAACTGAGAAAAGGTGTGTTGTGTTTACGACATCCTCCCCTGTTAAAGGTTTCTCCTGCAAACATGGAACAGGTCTATACAGATGATATCACCTTGGGCTTGAAGCTTGAACTCATCATAACATgaaaacaaagggaaaaaaactgctGACTCGGCATTTCTGTTTGTAGAAAGCCTCCGCAGAGCTGTCTTTGAGGACAGCTGTGATGAGTAGCAGATGTGAAAGCAGGCTTCATCAAAAAGCAAATGTAGAGAATTGGGAGAAGGTAGAAGACGTGAATGTGAAAGCATTCTTGCTAAACacgtttgattttgttttgttttgtttcaactgctgcagctttttaatgtgtttttgttttacgcAGCGACCGCAGGAGGAGAAGTACCCTGTGGGTCCCTGGCTGCTGGCTCtctttgtctttgttgtttgtGGATCAGGTACCAGTGCTTTTTACTGTCCGTCACAGATTAGGATGAAACATGGGGATTAGTGCAGATTATGGTGGAGGTTTGGATTGGCTTCATTTtgtggactcttttttttttctctcagctATCTTTCAGATCATCCAGAGCATCCGGATGGGGATGTGACCCTACATCACCTACCACCCCGTCTCAGCTTTCCTGATGTCCTCACTGAGCCtggaccccccacccccgcctACAAACGCCCCCCCCTGCCTTGAATCAGCGTTTACAGTGTTGCAGTCTGTGGGACTGACACCTTTTCTATGGACAGTCTGAAACCACGCTGGCTGGAAAACATGGATCCTCACTGGCTGGAGTGTGAGAATGTGTGTGACAACGTGCCAAACTGGTGTCTTGAACTTTTCATCTGTACTGTAAGAAAAGTGatttttgcaaataaatgttAAGCATTTGGCCgatatttattgcatttttttcttaaaaacacatCCATTCTTTGGGGTCAGAGCCCcaattttgaagattttttttttttttgtattggtttttcttttttcacaagtttttatttttattcatcctttattgtttttaatcattctgtcttttatttattattgttctgCCTTAATTTTTCAGCGTATGTCAATGTACAGCACAGttgttttaaatgtgctttttaaataaagtttgacttgaCAAACATTCTTGTATTTTATTGGTAATTGGAAGAGGAGAGCATCATTAACCACGAGCCTCTGAATGTGATTCTCTAGCTCCGGCTGTTCTTCAGGTATGTTTGGATCATTTAGGATTCTTTGTATCCAGTATAGTTTTACTGTTTGTTCTTGGAATGAATCCTTGATAAGCTGCAGGAAAGCCACACTGTTATGTTCTTTTATAACACCTTGTCTGACTGAAAGACTTCAAGGAAGAAGTGTAGATGTGACCGTGATAAAATACTTCTATGGCAAGTCAAACATTAGCTGGTAAATTTAGAGTTTTATATAATGAGGTCAACAGGTCACTGCGTAACAAGTCTGATGCCTAATCCTCAATTCAGGCATCAGTAGATAAATTTAAGtgtttgagagttttttttaaatatttatttaatggctTTTGAATAAAagccattaaataaataatttaattaacTAAGTCATCTTGcttaaaaacttttaatttataAGGTGTTGTCTCCTCAATCATCTGAGATGTACAATCACAGAAAATGCATAACACATTCTaagaaaatgttggatttttctAAGTTGTTAAAACTTTTTACTGCTTTTCCGATTCATAAAATTCCCCTAATAGAAATCTTTAGCCAAGAGTTATGTTCTGTATTCAGTTAACTAAAAAAGCCAGTCAGGAAGTAACAATAGTATCTGATAGAACTTAATATTGTGATCAATACTTCAGACTCATTGATGAGCCTCATCAAAACTGAAAAAGCTCCTCAGGTGAGCAACATCCTAAATTTGGCACGTCCAAAGTCCGGCTTGTGGGCCAAATGCGGCCCGCGTTAAAACTTCTACCGGCTCACAGGCCATTTTCTAAAACACTGTGTATAACTTATTGATTGTGGTTGGCTAAATTACGATTTAAGCTattgtaaacctgtggcaacactGTCACacccttctgtgacactttTTTAGCTCATTTCCAAAATGTCAacagtaattaaaaaagaaaggttgACATTTGCGCTTCCAGGATAAGTGGGAATTAGCTGCCTTTTTTCAGTGAACTTCAAAACCTGTGTCTGCCTAATATGCATAGAAACTGACTGTTTTCATGGAGTTCTATGTCAAGAGGCAGACGAGACATGGCAACTTGGAATGAATGATACAAAAAATATACAGTAATtgtgataaaaatgtatttagatgctatttttatgtgaaaaaaacaaaaggtggtATAAAATAGTTAGTTTGcatttaaagttattaaaataattcaaagaatgcaggttgaacattttcacctcaccaaaacAGCCAGGAAGGAGACGGTTACTGGGCTTTTACTCTTCATTAAGCAAGTTTATTGAAAGGTTTGATGTGCAGATGTCAAGTGCAATTGTAGGTATTTGTGTTACATTATCTAATCCGGTATTTGCGAAAAACATGCACAGAACATGGGCATACAACTGATACacagaatggaaaaaaagaacacctCTATcactttttcttcaaaaatcgCATTTTCAGATCAAAGTTTGTTTTGCagttcaaaataataaaaaaaggagaaattaaaaaaaaaaaaagtgcaatacTGGAGAAAAGAAAGTAACTATTTTCTTACAGTCATTTAATGTTGCTCTATTAGATTAGGAAAACATTGTTGGTTGTTGTCAGTTCAGCTCATCTCCTGTAGATCCAGAGTGATGAAAATTCAGCATGAAAACAGAAACCAGGCGACATCGCCGTCTCACTTGCACATCTGCATCCATCTGTGTAACCTAGAtagcatctttttttccctcttctccATCTCCTCACTATTTTACATCGTAGTTAACTATACAGAAATGTACATCTTCTGCCCATCATATTTCagggattaaaaaacaaaacaaaaaaatactcaaaccaaaaaaagaaaaaacacaaataactgCAGCTTAGCCCATTTTTTCCAAcccttttaaataaaggtttcaaTGTCGTGCCACTGCAGGGTCGAAAAAACAGCAACGATGAGCTCTGAAGAGGGCAAAAACCAGCAGCTTGAAAGTGAAATACTGAAAATAGATTCATTTCATCATCTCCAtaagaaacattttgtttatcCCACCAACCCTCAGGTTAAGTAACATCATCAATGCTGCCAAGTGTtattcaac contains:
- the LOC101163859 gene encoding stress-associated endoplasmic reticulum protein 2 isoform X2, whose amino-acid sequence is MVAKQRIRMANEKHSKNITQRGNVAKTLRPQEEKYPVGPWLLALFVFVVCGSAIFQIIQSIRMGM
- the LOC101163859 gene encoding stress-associated endoplasmic reticulum protein 2 isoform X1; the protein is MVAKQRIRMANEKHSKNITQRGNVAKTLKASAELSLRTAVMSSRCESRLHQKANVENWEKRPQEEKYPVGPWLLALFVFVVCGSAIFQIIQSIRMGM